From a region of the Sesamum indicum cultivar Zhongzhi No. 13 linkage group LG3, S_indicum_v1.0, whole genome shotgun sequence genome:
- the LOC105158888 gene encoding G2/mitotic-specific cyclin-2, with translation MDGSNENFPGVMRPSTIRGGLKPGGGNFTAGVGNNRRALSTINRNIIGAPPHPCAVHKRGVLTERNAGCNKNPVNPAHRPVTRKFAAQLAVREQHPALEEIKPCLQPISSTHQEGDCIIIDAEEYKPTDDHDVPMFVQHTEAMMEEIDRMDEEVEMEDIDGDEPEVDIDSCDKKNPLAVTEYIDAIYAYYKKTESLSCVRPNYMSQQFDINERMRGILIDWLIEVHYKFELMDETLYLTINLIDRFLAVQSVVRKKLQLVGVTAMLLACKYEEVSVPVVDDLILISDKAYCRKEVLDMEKLVINTLQFNLSLPTPYVFMRRFLKAAKSDKRLELLSFFIIELCLIEYEMLRFPPSLLAAAAIFTAQCTLSGCKQWSKTCERHANYSENQLMECAKLMVSFHQKAGTGKLTGVYKKYSTSKYGYAARTEPAVFLIDEGY, from the exons ATGGATGGATCAAACGAGAATTTCCCAGGAGTGATGAGGCCTTCAACCATTCGag GGGGATTGAAGCCAGGAGGTGGAAACTTTACTGCAGGGGTTGGTAATAACAGGAGGGCATTGAGTACAATCAATAGAAACATCATAGGAGCTCCCCCTCACCCTTGTGCTGTTCACAAAAGAGGGGTTTTGACAGA GAGAAATGCTGGTTGTAACAAGAATCCGGTTAATCCGGCTCATCGTCCAGTCACAAG GAAGTTTGCTGCACAATTGGCTGTCAGAGAGCAGCATCCTGCACTTGAG GAAATCAAGCCATGCCTCCAACCAATTTCGAGTACACATCAAGAGGGCGACTGCATTATTATCGATGCAGAGGAGTATAAGCCCACTGATGATCATGACGTTCCGATGTTTGTGCAACATACAGAAGCTATGATGGAAGAAATTGATCGGATG GATGAGGAGGTTGAAATGGAAGACATTGATGGGGACGAGCCGGAAGTTGACATAGATAGTTGCGACAAGAAGAATCCACTTGCAGTTACTGAGTATATTGATgctatatatgcatattacAAGAAGACAGAG aGCTTAAGCTGCGTCAGGCCGAACTACATGTCACAGCAATTCGACATTAACGAAAGAATGAGGGGCATTCTTATCGACTGGCTGATTGAG GTGCATTACAAGTTCGAACTGATGGACGAAACATTATATTTGACTATCAATCTCATTGATAGATTTTTAGCAGTCCAATCCGTCGTCAGGAAGAAACTACAGCTAGTTGGAGTGACTGCTATGCTCCTCGCCTGCAAGTATGAAGAAGTTTCCGTTCCCGTTGTCGATGACCTCATATTGATATCAGACAAAGCTTACTGCAGAAAAGAAGTGCTCGATATG GAGAAACTGGTGATCAACACTTTGCAGTTTAATCTCTCGTTGCCAACTCCATATGTTTTTATGCGCCGTTTCCTGAAAGCTGCTAAATCGGACAAACGG TTGGAGCTGCTGTCCTTCTTCATAATCGAGCTTTGCCTCATCGAGTACGAGATGCTTAGGTTCCCACCGTCCTTGCTAGCAGCTGCAGCAATCTTCACAGCTCAATGCACTCTCAGTGGCTGTAAGCAATGGAGCAAGACGTGCGAGAGGCATGCAAATTACAGCGAAAACCAGCTCAT GGAATGCGCAAAACTGATGGTGAGTTTCCATCAGAAGGCAGGAACGGGGAAGCTTACCGGTGTGTACAAGAAGTACAGTACTTCAAAATACGGCTATGCTGCTAGAACAGAACCTGCTGTTTTTCTCATAGACGAAGGATATTAG
- the LOC105158886 gene encoding uncharacterized protein LOC105158886 produces the protein MINTERNVNGVGGGGTAAAHDKQLASALRKTALRDVQNENVGSIHKQQDLLTGGGRSSSDTIKVCGTKRLTPERPSSSQGLPSLAYNGTNENVMNARRRFELELGRGRLQNNVDKISDYSESKNIGLLRQDIPQKITQPRDSNLHHIPVATSNNLTATMAFPSNGLSVPSSFGKHSNSTPAAKVYPELPRTVDSKTTSDQLRTERFIRLQKFLKQCDEANQREYTQMLLHLSPAELSKHAVELEKRAIQLTIEEGNEMQRMKALNILAKPSQTNDVPPSTQLVQSNKR, from the exons ATGATCAATACTGAACGCAATGTTAATGGAGTTGGCGGTGGTGGAACTGCTGCTGCTCATGATAAGCAGCTTGCTAGTGCTCTGAGAAAGACTGCACTGAGAGATGTGCAGAACGAAAATGTGGGATCAATTCATAAGCAGCAAGATTTACTAACTGGAGGAGGGAGGTCGAGTAGTGACACAATTAAGGTTTGTGGGACTAAACGACTTACGCCTGAGCGCCCTTCGAGCTCCCAGGGTCTTCCATCCTTGGCATATAATGGTACAAATGAGAATGTCATGAATGCGCGTCGAAGATTTGAGTTGGAACTTGGGAGGGGAAGACTTCAGAACAATGTTGACAAAATTTCAGATTATTCAGAATCTAAGAACATAGGTCTATTGCGGCAGGATATTCCTCAAAAGATAACTCAGCCCAGGGACAGTAATCTTCATCACATTCCTGTAGCTACATCAAATAATCTGACAGCAACAATGGCCTTTCCAAGTAATGGTCTTTCAGTTCCCAGTTCTTTTGGCAAGCACAGTAACAGTACTCCAGCTGCTAAGGTCTATCCAGAGCTTCCTCGGACTGTTGATTCTAAGACCACAAGTGATCAGCTGAGAACAGAAAGGTTCATACGCCTCCAGAAGTTTCTGAAGCAATGTGATGAAGCTAACCAAAGAGAGTACACCCAGA TGCTTCTGCATTTATCTCCTGCTGAGCTTAGTAAGCATGCTGTGGAGTTGGAGAAAAGAGCAATCCAGTTGACAATAGAGGAAG GCAATGAGATGCAGCGCATGAAGGCACTGAATATTTTGGCAAAACCTTCTCAAACAAACGATGTACCACCATCAACTCAGTTAGTGCAATCAAATAAACGATAA
- the LOC105158889 gene encoding BTB/POZ domain-containing protein At2g30600 (The sequence of the model RefSeq protein was modified relative to this genomic sequence to represent the inferred CDS: added 30 bases not found in genome assembly) — protein MEKKQKKFLTVAPFQCAWHDDLRFREAGRGCVAFDAFAHNDVTVVFRENAGSQHYHYKRDNSPHYTVIIGSHRNKRLNIEVNGKTVVDVAGVDLYCSSTFQSYWISIYDGLISIGKGRYPFQNLVFQWLDSNPNRSVQYVGLSSWDRHVGYRNINVLPLTQNHISLWKHVDCGEYNGMEDADEELEEDIEDYENWGLENFLESWELADVFFIVGKEARAVPAHKIILAASGNFSLSSSGEDFIHLQDVSYPILHTLLEYIYTGNTKVPESHLSSLKALSLQFEVSMLVKQCEEMMERFKLNKKLFDSGKSIEISYPSSRLNCCTVFLNKLPIDVKRLTSFRLTGEYSDVEIHIEGHGQVAGVHRIILGLWSAPFTKMFTNGMTESVSSKVCLKDVCFEAFNIMLEFMYSGEVNKEDTMDIDTLLLQLLLLADQFGVSLLHQECCKRLLEHLSEDSVCQILQVIPSIPSCKLIEETCERKFSMHFDYCTTASNDFVMLDEATFGNILQHPDLTVTSEERVLNAILLWCCKAPELFGWERVDEMMLNSTPELFFGERLNSLDEFLSFVRFPLLPYPMLQKLERSNLTACIPKFNQLVKEAISFLEFGSSGHEKDINKFQHRRSSFKELQYICDGDSNGVLYFAGTSYGEHQWVNPVLSKKVTITPSSPLSRFTDPKVLVSRSYQGTSFAGPRKEDGRTTSWWMVDIGHGHQLMCNYYTLRQDGSRAFIRNWSFQGSMDGNNWTNLRVHENDVTMCKPGQYASWPVVGPNALLPFRFFRAVLTAPTTDITNPWSFCICFLELYGYFR, from the exons ATGGagaagaagcagaagaaaTTCCTTACTGTAGCGCCATTTCAGTGTGCTTGGCATGACGATTTGAGGTTTAGGGAAGCAGGAAGAGGTTGTGTTGCTTTTGATGCCTTTGCACACAATGATGTCACAGTTGTCTTTCGGGAAAATGCAGGCAGTCAGCATTACCATTATAAAAGGGATAATAGTCCACACTACACTGTGATTATTGGTAGTCACAGGAATAAAAGGTTGAATATTGAGGTTAATGGGAAAACAGTTGTGGATGTTGCTGGGGTTGATCTTTACTGCTCTTCGACATTCCAGAGTTACTGGATTAGCATATATGATGGACTGATAAGCATTGGGAAGGGGAGGTACCCTTTCCAAAACCTTGTCTTTCAGTGGCTGGACTCAAACCCAAATCGCAGTGTGCAGTATGTCGGGCTTAGCAGTTGGGATAGACATGTTGGGTATCGGAATATCAATGTTCTGCCTCTGACACAAAACCATATATCCTTGTGGAAGCACGTGGATTGTGGTGAATATAATGGCATGGAAGATGCTGATGAAGAGTTGGAAGAAGATATTGAAGACTATGAAAATTGGGgacttgaaaattttctggAAAGTTGGGAACTAGCAGACGTGTTCTTCATAGTTGGAAAAGAGGCAAGGGCTGTCCCGGCACATAAGATCATATTGGCTGCATCCGGGAATTTTAGTTTGAGTTCCTCAGGAGAAGATTTTATCCACCTCCAAGATGTTTCATACCCTATACTCCATACActtcttgaatatatatatacaggcaATACCAAG GTTCCAGAGTCGCATCTCAGTTCTCTAAAAGCTCTGAGCTTACAGTTTGAAGTAAGTATGCTGGTGAAGCAGTGTGAAGAAATGATGGAACGGTTTAAACTCAATAAGAAACTTTTTGACTCCGGAAAAAGCATAGAGATATCATATCCAAGCTCTCGGCTCAACTGCTGCACTGTGTTTTTGAACAAATTACCCATTGACGTTAAGAGGCTTACTAGTTTTCGATTGACTGGTGAGTACAGTGATGTAGAAATTCACATTGAGGGCCATGGTCAAGTTGCAGGGGTGCATAGAATCATCCTTGGCTTATGGAGTGCCCCTTTTACAAAG ATGTTCACAAATGGAATGACTGAAAGTGTTTCCTCAAAGGTTTGCTTGAAAGATGTCTGCTTTGAAGCATTTAACATTATGCTCGAATTCATGTATAGTGGAGAAGTTAACAAGGAAGATACCATGGACATCGACACGTTGCTACTTCAGCTTCTTTTGTTGGCAGATCAGTTTGGAGTTTCTCTTCTTCATCAGGAATGCTGTAAAAGACTTCTAGAACACCTTTCTGAG GACTCTGTGTGCCAAATTTTGCAAGTGATTCCGTCCATTCCGTCATGTAAACTAATTGAAGAAACATGTGAGAGGAAGTTCTCAATGCATTTTGATTATTGTACGACAGCCAGCAATGACTTTGTCATGTTAGATGAAGCAACATTTGGAAACATTCTTCAG CATCCAGATTTGACAGTAACTTCTGAAGAACGAGTTCTCAACGCAATCTTGCTTTGGTGTTGCAAAGCTCCGGAGTTGT TGAATTCAACACCTGAACTCTTTTTCGGTGAAAGGCTCAACTCGCTCGACGAATTTCTAAGTTTTGTACGGTTCCCTTTGCTTCCTTATCCAATGCTGCAAAAG TTGGAAAGAAGCAACCTCACCGCGTGCATTCCTAAGTTCAATCAGTTGGTGAAAGAAGCCATTAGTTTTCTGGAATTTGGATCTTCTGGACATGAGAAAGACATAAA TAAATTCCAGCATAGGCGATCGAGTTTTAAGGAACTCCAGTACATATGTGATGGAGATAGCAACGGAGTATTGTACTTTGCAGGCACTTCCTACGGTGAACATCAGTGGGTAAATCCTGTTTTATCAAAG AAAGTAACGATTACTCCGAGCAGCCCCCTTTCCAGATTCACAGATCCAAAGGTTTTAGTCTCCAGAAGTTATCAG GGCACATCTTTTGCCGGGCCTCGGAAGGAGGATGGGAGAACCACGTCCTGGTGGATGGTTGACATTGGCCACGGTCATCAG TTGATGTGCAACTATTACACATTGAGGCAGGATGGATCTCGAGCTTTCATCAGAAATTGGAGTTTTCAG GGCTCTATGGATGGAAATAACTGGACGAACTTGCGAGTACACGAGAACGACGTAACAATGTGCAAGCCCGGTCAATACGCATCTTGGCCTGTCGTCGGACCCAACGCTCTTCTTCCCTTCAGATTCTTTCGAGCTGTCCTGACCGCTCCTACCACCGATATAACTAACCCTTGGAGCTTTTGCATATGCTTCTTGGAGCTTTACGGTTACTTCCGTTGA
- the LOC105158887 gene encoding LOW QUALITY PROTEIN: U-box domain-containing protein 15 (The sequence of the model RefSeq protein was modified relative to this genomic sequence to represent the inferred CDS: inserted 1 base in 1 codon) produces MVTNQDLEMVEEEDQTMYLGNAASAPSSPRERGDEHVVEEILEIIESVKAIGXVIVRRMKLFLPLLEEIRDVDKAAVPEAAVGCLKKLRRAFRSARKFLKLCHAGSKIYLTLETEAMMVRLHGVYEKISQALEGMAYEELGIAEEEKEQVELLRVQLTRAKRRTDTQDMELTMDLMVVLSTNDDRNTDIAIIERLASKLSLHTAEELHQETLAIRKLVKERQGLSAESTEQIVNLLNKFKRVAGVAEDGILDDSDVPKNLIKCMSIAVPNEFLCPITLEMMTDPVIVATGQTYERESIQQWLDSNHRTCPKTGQTLSHLSLAPNFALKNLILQWCEKNNFQLPKKVVPAGASAVSENCLTTELEKISSLVQSLSSSKLDEQREAVKRIRMLSKESPENRTLIAKAGGIPLLVQLLSYPDSRIQEHAVTAILNLSIDESNKKLISNEEPIPAIIEVLQKGTVGAKENSAAALFSLSMINENKVTIGLLNGIPPLVDLLKTGTIRGKKDAVTALFNLCLNPANKTRAIEAGVVAALLKILDDKKLDMANETLSILLILASCPEGRRELGQLQFIETLVGLIRDGSPKNQECAIAVLLELGSNNSNLILAALQYGVYEHLFEVSKNGTERGQRKANSMLKLMSKAEQIP; encoded by the exons ATGGTGACCAATCAGGACCTCGAGATGGTGGAAGAGGAGGATCAGACGATGTACTTGGGGAACGCGGCGTCGGCGCCGTCTAGCCCACGTGAGCGAGGGGATGAGCATGTGGTGGAGGAGATCCTTGAGATCATTGAATCAGTGAAGGCGATTG GTGTCATAGTGAGGAGGATGAAGCTTTTCTTGCCGCTGTTGGAAGAGATTAGAGACGTCGACAAGGCAGCGGTCCCGGAGGCCGCGGTCGGGTGTTTGAAGAAGCTGAGGAGGGCGTTTCGGTCCGCCAGGAAGTTCTTGAAGTTGTGTCATGCGGGCAGCAAGATTTACCTG aCGTTGGAAACTGAGGCCATGATGGTGAGGTTGCATGGTGTGTATGAAAAGATAAGCCAAGCTTTGGAAGGAATGGCGTATGAGGAGCTTGGAATTgctgaagaagagaaagaacag GTTGAGTTGCTGCGGGTGCAACTAACAAGAGCCAAAAGAAGAACCGATACTCAAGACATGGAACTGACGATGGATTTGATGGTGGTGCTGTCGACAAACGATGACAGAAATACGGATATTGCCATCATAGAGAGGCTGGCGAGCAAGCTATCTTTACATACTGCTGAAGAACTGCACCAAGAAACTTTAGCCATAAGAAAACTTGTTAAAGAAAGACAGGGCCTTAGTGCAGAGAGCACAGAACAAATTGTAAATCTCCTGAACAAATTCAAGAGAGTAGCTGGTGTTGCAGAAGATGGCATTCTGGACGATTCCGATGTGCCTAAAAATCTGATTAAATGCATGTCCATTGCTGTTCCTAATGAGTTTTTGTGCCCGATAACGTTAGAGATGATGACAGATCCTGTTATTGTTGCAACAGGACAG ACATATGAAAGGGAAAGCATACAGCAATGGTTGGATTCCAATCATCGAACCTGTCCAAAAACCGGGCAGACTTTGTCACATTTGTCACTAGCCCCAAACTTTGCTCTCAAGAACTTAATTCTACAATGGTGTGAGAAGAACAACTTTCAACTCCCAAAGAAGGTGGTTCCTGCAGGTGCAAGTGCAGTTTCAGAGAATTGCTTGACTACAGAACTCGAGAAAATCTCGTCGTTGGTCCAAAGCCTATCATCGAGCAAATTAGACGAGCAGAGAGAGGCTGTGAAGAGGATTCGAATGCTATCGAAAGAGAGCCCGGAAAACAGAACTCTGATTGCAAAGGCCGGTGGTATTCCACTTCTCGTGCAACTTTTGTCCTATCCCGATTCAAGAATCCAAGAACATGCTGTTACAGCTATTTTGAACCTCTCCATAGATGAATCTAACAAGAAACTGATATCTAATGAAGAGCCAATTCCTGCCATCATAGAGGTCTTGCAGAAAGGAACAGTTGGAGCCAAAGAGAACTCTGCTGCAGCATTGTTCAGCCTGTCAATGATCAACGAAAACAAAGTCACAATTGGACTCTTAAACGGTATTCCTCCATTGGTCGATTTGCTAAAAACCGGAACAATAAGAGGGAAGAAGGATGCCGTTACTGCACTGTTCAACCTCTGCCTCAACCCCGCCAATAAGACCAGGGCCATCGAAGCTGGGGTCGTTGCAGCGTTGCTGAAAATACTTGACGACAAGAAGCTGGATATGGCTAATGAGACGCTCTCCATATTGCTGATTCTTGCATCGTGTCCAGAGGGGAGACGAGAGCTCGGACAGCTTCAGTTTATAGAAACTCTGGTAGGTCTGATACGGGACGGTTCTCCCAAGAACCAAGAATGTGCCATCGCGGTTCTGCTGGAGCTCGGATCAAACAACAGTAATCTTATTCTTGCAGCACTGCAATATGGTGTGTATGAACATTTGTTTGAGGTTTCTAAGAATGGTACTGAGAGAGGTCAGAGGAAAGCCAACTCAATGCTCAAGCTGATGAGTAAGGCTGAACAAATCCCATGA
- the LOC105158890 gene encoding probable acyl-activating enzyme 1, peroxisomal, whose amino-acid sequence MEKGSLKCAANYIPLTPISFLERTAIVYADRVSVVYGDLKFTWKQTHDRCVRLASALSQLGISRGDVVAALAPNIPEMYELHFAVPMAGAVLCALNIRHDSGMVSVLLRHSEAKVIFVDYQLLDAAKGAFKILSEKDVKLPYLVIIPESHSLTGANGRMSMPEGLEYESFLARGKTDFAIMRPNDECDPIALNYTSGTTSSPKGVVYSHRGAYLNSLSAVLLNEMLSMPVYLWIVPMFHCNGWCLTWAVAAQGGTNVCLRNVTAKGIFNSIARHRVTHMGGAPTVLNMIINALADERRPLPGIVSVMTGASPPPPQVLLKMEELGFNITHAYGLTETYGPGTVCAWKPEWNFLPLDARAKIKSRQGVQHIGMEEIDVKDPVTMQSVPPDAKTIGEVMFRGNTVMNGYLKDIKATQDAFRGGWFRSGDLGVKHPDGYIELKDRSKDIIISGGENISTIEVESVIFSHPAVLEAAVVGRPDDHWGETPCAFVKLKDGFNATAEDIIKYCRDQLPRYMAPQTVVFEDLPKTSTGKTQKFVLRQKAKAMGSLSKTSKL is encoded by the exons ATGGAAAAAGGCAGCCTGAAGTGCGCAGCAAATTACATTCCACTGACGCCCATAAGCTTCTTGGAAAGGACAGCAATTGTTTACGCAGACAGAGTTTCTGTTGTTTATGGCGATTTGAAGTTCACATGGAAGCAGACCCATGATAGGTGCGTCAGACTCGCTTCCGCACTCAGCCAGCTCGGGATTTCTCGCGGAGATGTT GTTGCCGCGTTGGCTCCGAATATTCCGGAAATGTATGAGCTACACTTTGCTGTTCCAATGGCTGGGGCAGTCCTTTGTGCGCTTAACATACGCCATGATTCGGGAATGGTGTCAGTGTTGCTGAGGCATTCAGAAGCTAAGGTTATATTTGTAGATTACCAGCTTCTTGATGCTGCCAAAGGTGCATTTAAGATTTTATCTGAGAAAGATGTCAAGTTGCCGTATCTAGTCATTATTCCAGAGTCCCATTCATTAACTGGAGCTAATGGTCGGATGTCAATGCCAGAAGGTCTGGAATATGAGTCTTTCTTAGCAAGAGGAAAGACTGATTTTGCAATAATGAGACCGAATGATGAATGTGATCCTATTGCTCTCAATTACACGTCAGGCACGACGTCTAGCCCTAAAGGCGTCGTCTATAGTCATAGAGGAGCCTATCTTAATTCTTTGTCTGCTGTTCTTCTTAACGAAATGCTCTCTATGCCTGTCTATCTATGGATCGTACCAATGTTTCATTGCAATGGCTGGTGCCTCACTTGGGCTGTGGCAGCACAAGGAGGGACGAATGTATGCCTGAGGAACGTCACTGCCAAAGGAATATTCAATAGCATTGCCAGGCATCGGGTGACACATATGGGAGGTGCACCTACTGTGTTGAACATGATAATAAACGCACTGGCTGACGAACGAAGGCCGCTCCCTGGAATCGTGTCGGTTATGACAGGTGCCTCACCACCGCCTCCTCAGGTACTCCTTAAGATGGAGGAGCTGGGATTCAACATAACTCACGCGTACGGTCTGACAGAAACTTATGGCCCGGGAACAGTCTGCGCTTGGAAACCTGAGTGGAATTTCTTGCCCCTCGATGCTAGAGCAAAAATCAAGTCTCGTCAAGGAGTACAACACATCGGCATGGAAGAAATCGATGTGAAAGATCCTGTCACCATGCAGAGTGTGCCTCCTGACGCAAAAACCATAGGAGAGGTTATGTTTAGAGGAAACACAGTAATGAACGGATACTTGAAAGATATCAAAGCAACTCAAGACGCGTTCAGAGGTGGCTGGTTTCGTAGTGGAGACTTGGGAGTTAAACATCCCGACGGTTACATAGAACTAAAGGATCGATCAAAGGATATAATCATCTCAGGAGGGGAGAATATAAGTACAATAGAAGTCGAGTCGGTGATCTTCAGCCATCCGGCAGTTCTCGAGGCTGCTGTCGTGGGAAGGCCTGACGACCACTGGGGTGAGACACCATGCGCATTCGTGAAACTCAAAGACGGTTTTAATGCAACTGCTGAGGACATTATCAAGTATTGTCGTGATCAGTTGCCGCGCTACATGGCTCCACAGACCGTCGTTTTTGAGGATTTGCCCAAGACTTCAACCGGAAAAACACAGAAGTTTGTTCTCAGGCAAAAAGCCAAAGCTATGGGGAGCCTTTCTAAAACAAGCAAGTTGTAG
- the LOC105158885 gene encoding catalase isozyme 3 isoform X3: MDPYKYRPSRAFNSPFMTTNSGAPVWNNNDSLTVGTRGPILLEDYHLVEKLANFDRERIPERVVHARGASAKGFFEVTHDISHLTCADFLRAPGVQTPVIVRFSTVIHERGSPETLRDPRGFAVKFYTREGNFDLVGNNFPVFFVRDGMKFPDMVHALKPNPKSHIQENWRILDFFSHHPESLHMFSFLFDDVGVPQDYRHMDGSGVNTYTLINKAGKAHYVKFHWKPTCGVKCLLEEEAIKVGGANHSHATQDLYDSIAAGNYPEWKLFIQIMDPDHEDRFDFDPLDVTKTWPEDILPLQPVGRLVLNKNIDNFFAENEQLAFCPAIIVPGIYYSDDKLLQTRIFSYADTQRHRLGPNYLQLPVNAPKCAHHNNHHEGFMNFMHRDEEVNYFPSRYDPSRHAERYPIPPVVLSGKRGKICIEKENNFKQPGDRYRSWAPDRQERFIRRWVEALSDPRLTHEIRSIWVSYWSQADKSLGQKLASHLNVRPTM, translated from the exons ATGGATCCCTACAAG TACCGTCCATCAAGGGCGTTCAATTCGCCTTTCATGACAACCAACTCTGGAGCTCCAGTCTGGAACAATAACGACTCCTTGACTGTCGGAACCAGAG gcCCTATCCTCCTTGAAGATTATCATTTGGTAGAGAAACTTGCTAATTTTGATCGTGAGAGGATTCCAGAACGAGTTGTCCATGCTAGAGGTGCTAGTGCCAAGGGGTTTTTTGAGGTCACTCATGATATTTCTCACCTTACTTGTGCTGATTTCCTTCGAGCTCCGGGAGTTCAAACACCTGTTATAGTTCGATTCTCTACTGTCATCCATGAGCGTGGCAGCCCTGAAACTCTCAGGGACCCCAGAGGATTTGCTGTGAAATTTTATACCAGAGAG GGAAACTTTGATTTGGTGGGTAACAACTTCCCTGTCTTTTTCGTTCGTGATGGAATGAAATTCCCTGATATGGTTCATGCCTTGAAACCCAATCCAAAGTCCCACATTCAAGAGAATTGGAGAATCCTGGACTTCTTCTCCCACCATCCAGAGAGTTTGCATATGTTCAGTTTCCTCTTCGATGATGTGGGTGTTCCTCAAGATTACAGGCACATGGATGGCTCTGGTGTCAATACCTATACTCTAATCAACAAGGCTGGGAAAGCACATTATGTGAAATTCCATTGGAAGCCCACCTGTGGTGTGAAATGTTTGTTGGAAGAAGAAGCTATCAAGGTTGGAGGAGCTAATCATAGCCACGCCACCCAGGATCTCTATGATTCAATTGCAGCAGGCAACTATCCAGAGTGGAAGCTTTTTATTCAGATAATGGACCCCGATCATGAGGACAGATTTGACTTTGATCCACTTGATGTGACGAAGACTTGGCCTGAAGACATTTTACCCCTGCAGCCAGTTGGTCGTCTGGTGTTGAATAAGAACATTGATAACTTTTTTGCAGAGAATGAGCAGCTTGCATTTTGCCCTGCTATTATCGTCCCTGGAATTTACTATTCCGATGATAAGTTGCTCCAGACTCGGATATTCTCTTATGCTGATACTCAGAGGCACCGTCTTGGGCCAAACTATTTGCAGCTCCCAGTTAACGCTCCCAAATGTGCCCATCATAACAATCACCATGAAGGTTTCATGAACTTCATGCACAGGGATGAGGAG GTAAACTATTTCCCTTCAAGGTATGATCCTTCTCGTCATGCTGAGAGGTACCCCATTCCTCCTGTCGTGTTGTCTGGGAAGCGTGGAAAG ATCTGCATCGAGAAGGAGAACAACTTTAAGCAGCCTGGAGACAGATATCGTTCCTGGGCACCGGACAG GCAAGAGAGATTTATCCGGCGATGGGTTGAGGCTTTATCTGATCCCCGTCTCACCCATGAGATCCGCAGTATCTGGGTTTCATACTGGTCTCAG GCTGACAAGTCTCTTGGTCAGAAACTCGCATCCCATCTCAATGTAAGGCCAACAATGTAA